ccagccacgcccccttacCAGTCAGAGGGCGCAGCAAGCGAGGAGCAGGGGTGCCGGAGTGGCCCACTCCAGCGATGGCCGCTTAAATAGTTCCCGGCCAGGATCGGCAGCAGTGGCTCGACCTGGAACGAGTCTCAGTCGACCGGGATCCTCACTGGGTTCTCGTTGCGGAACCGCCTCCAGGATTCGAGCCACCTCGGCGGCGGCTTTCAATGTAGGTGATGCCACTTCGAAACTGTACCAGGCGTCCCGCCTGAATCCCACCATATACGCCGAACGGGAAACCCTGGTGAAGGCCTTATTTCAGTTTCTCTACTACCACGAAGCGGATGTGCAAAAAGCCCACTCCCTTTGTCAAGCGGTTCTGGAAGTTGAGCGCCAGAAGCCCAGTGGGTCCACTGGATGCACCCTGTCCTGGTGGTGGCAACAGCAGATGGGCCGATGTCTTCTTGCCCTGCATTATCCTCGAAGAGCGGAGCCTTTTCTGCAGCAATCCCTGACCAGCTTTCCCCATCCGGACACCTATCTTCTCCTCTCCAGAGTATACCAAAGAATAAAGCAACCCGAGCGAGCTTTGCTCGTGATCGGCGAAGTGGTGGATTCGCGACCCTTTGACGTCACCTACCGACTGGAGCAGGCGAGAATTCACCAGGCCATGGAACAGCAGGAGGACGCACTGCAGCTTTACAGACTGGCTGCCAAACTGCATCCAATCAATGTGGAATCTTTGGCCAGCATTGCTGTGGGCTACTTTTACGACAACAATCCGGAAATGGCGGTAATATTATGACCCTAATAATAAGGATATGCACAAATTGAAAAGACCGCTTTACCTTAGTTGATGTACTACCGGAGGATTTTGTCCTTGGGAGCCCAGTCTCCTGAGCTCTACTGCAATATAGCGCTGTGTTGTCTATATGGCGGGCAAATCGACTTGGTTCTGCCGTGTTTCCAACGAGCTTTGGCCACGGCTACCCA
The sequence above is a segment of the Drosophila melanogaster chromosome 2L genome. Coding sequences within it:
- the BBS8 gene encoding Bardet-Biedl syndrome 8 — encoded protein: MASAMLATLELDYFRAVSLYRRRSYERCAELCNALLQAGHDGHVQLFTTKEEEEEEQHQQQQAEHSRFGSNLQRIGPRPRGAAGGGAGAVDSGPSIMMPTWLMEGVWQLKMRALTQRVYVDDLDEDDGGNEATEEVEFERIATAARPGSSIKTAFQPRPLTSQRAQQARSRGAGVAHSSDGRLNSSRPGSAAVARPGTSLSRPGSSLGSRCGTASRIRATSAAAFNVGDATSKLYQASRLNPTIYAERETLVKALFQFLYYHEADVQKAHSLCQAVLEVERQKPSGSTGCTLSWWWQQQMGRCLLALHYPRRAEPFLQQSLTSFPHPDTYLLLSRVYQRIKQPERALLVIGEVVDSRPFDVTYRLEQARIHQAMEQQEDALQLYRLAAKLHPINVESLASIAVGYFYDNNPEMALMYYRRILSLGAQSPELYCNIALCCLYGGQIDLVLPCFQRALATATQPGQKSDIWYNLSFVAVTSGDFNLAKRCLQLCLTSDAQNGAALNNLAVLAAQSGDILGAKSYLNAAKDVMPDAAEVTTNLQFMDVHYKL